A window of Rhodococcus sp. SGAir0479 contains these coding sequences:
- a CDS encoding MFS transporter — protein sequence MDIREAIRTRPMRRYQIQTITICFLLCMVDGFEILIMAFVAPHLSKDWDLDSVQIGYLLSAGLIGMAVGAFFLSPLADRVGRRPMTIACLALITVGMGLSAVAGGLEQLIAFRAFAGLGIGGLVASLNILVSENSSDRRRGLALGVYGAGLPAGVALGGAISGVLISHFGWRSAFVFGTVVTGILLLVVIRALPESTDFLIEKRPKNALAKYNAIATKLGYESSRHLPSPSETGPAGSVRHGLFTGVMGRRTVLLWLGYSCLMAAFYFANTWTPKMLTDVTDDAGVGTVAGVLINVGGVLGALVFAALTMVVRPRVVNTLLMFAGAIVFAAYAGGFEIVALGMALCILVGMAANGGVAGFYAISPSVYPASVRGTGVGLMIGVGRLVSIVAPILTGYLIDAGWAPADLYRLFGVVLVAAGAFMFALDRSYRSRAGDPDAQENSDGVSARSVAVPMSGS from the coding sequence ATGGACATCCGCGAAGCGATCCGGACCCGACCGATGCGGAGGTATCAGATCCAGACGATCACGATCTGCTTTCTCCTCTGCATGGTGGACGGTTTCGAAATTCTGATCATGGCGTTCGTGGCGCCTCACCTGAGCAAGGACTGGGACCTCGATTCCGTCCAGATCGGGTACCTTCTCAGTGCCGGCCTGATCGGGATGGCGGTGGGAGCATTCTTCCTCTCCCCGCTCGCCGACCGGGTGGGGCGCCGGCCGATGACCATCGCATGCCTGGCCCTCATCACCGTGGGTATGGGCCTGTCCGCAGTCGCGGGCGGTCTCGAGCAGTTGATCGCCTTTCGGGCCTTCGCCGGACTGGGCATCGGTGGCCTCGTGGCGAGCCTGAACATCCTGGTCTCGGAGAACAGCAGTGACCGGCGACGTGGCCTCGCACTGGGTGTCTACGGGGCCGGACTTCCGGCCGGCGTCGCGCTGGGCGGCGCGATCTCCGGGGTCCTGATCTCCCACTTCGGATGGCGCTCCGCGTTCGTCTTCGGCACCGTCGTGACCGGCATCCTGCTGCTCGTCGTCATACGCGCGCTACCCGAGTCGACCGACTTCCTCATCGAGAAGCGGCCGAAGAACGCACTCGCCAAGTACAACGCGATCGCGACGAAGCTCGGATACGAATCGTCCCGGCATCTTCCGTCGCCGTCCGAGACGGGGCCGGCAGGGTCCGTCCGTCACGGGCTGTTCACCGGCGTCATGGGACGTCGCACCGTGCTGCTGTGGCTCGGCTACTCGTGCCTGATGGCGGCATTCTATTTCGCCAACACGTGGACGCCGAAGATGCTCACCGACGTCACCGACGACGCCGGTGTCGGCACCGTCGCGGGCGTGCTCATCAACGTCGGCGGCGTGCTCGGCGCGCTGGTCTTCGCCGCCCTGACGATGGTCGTCCGCCCCCGCGTGGTGAACACGTTGCTCATGTTCGCGGGCGCGATCGTCTTCGCGGCGTACGCCGGCGGATTCGAGATCGTCGCGCTGGGCATGGCGCTGTGCATCCTGGTCGGGATGGCGGCCAACGGCGGTGTCGCAGGCTTCTACGCGATCAGTCCCTCGGTCTACCCGGCCTCGGTCCGCGGGACCGGCGTCGGGCTCATGATCGGCGTCGGCCGGCTCGTGTCCATCGTCGCGCCCATCCTCACCGGCTACCTGATCGACGCGGGCTGGGCCCCCGCGGACCTGTACCGCTTGTTCGGGGTGGTCCTCGTTGCGGCGGGAGCGTTCATGTTCGCCCTCGACCGCAGCTACCGCAGCCGGGCCGGGGATCCGGATGCGCAGGAGAACTCGGACGGAGTATCCGCCCGGTCGGTCGCGGTGCCGATGTCCGGTAGCTGA
- a CDS encoding IclR family transcriptional regulator, whose amino-acid sequence MASTETNSTSTRTAGTQTLARGLHALELVANSPGGLSIQEVADRLGVHRSIATRLLSTIAEYRLINRGPDGRYRAAGGLAALAREVYSGLRELATPLMQDLADELGASVALFVAEAEDAVAVVVAEPRDSNVRVSFRQGGRHPLDRGAAGYALLTALPPRSGEDPRVTEGRRTGYVVSFGEVEAGYWGLGVPLARVENEPAACLTLISASRELIDRSVEATLAAAGRLSRNLR is encoded by the coding sequence GTGGCTTCCACCGAGACGAACTCGACGTCAACTCGTACCGCGGGCACCCAGACCCTTGCCCGCGGACTGCACGCGCTCGAATTGGTTGCGAATTCCCCTGGCGGACTGTCGATTCAGGAAGTCGCCGACCGGCTGGGCGTGCATCGCAGTATCGCGACGCGCCTGCTGTCCACGATTGCGGAGTACCGGTTGATCAATCGGGGCCCGGACGGCCGGTACCGCGCGGCCGGCGGGCTCGCAGCCCTGGCACGCGAGGTGTACTCGGGTTTGCGCGAACTCGCGACCCCGCTGATGCAGGACTTGGCCGACGAACTCGGTGCGAGTGTCGCCCTCTTCGTTGCCGAGGCAGAGGACGCCGTCGCGGTCGTGGTGGCCGAGCCGCGAGACTCCAACGTGCGGGTCTCGTTCCGTCAGGGCGGGCGCCACCCACTCGACCGCGGCGCCGCCGGGTACGCGTTGCTGACCGCTCTTCCCCCTCGCTCCGGTGAGGACCCGCGGGTCACGGAGGGACGCCGGACCGGATACGTCGTGAGTTTCGGCGAGGTCGAGGCGGGCTACTGGGGGCTCGGGGTTCCGCTGGCTCGGGTGGAGAACGAACCCGCGGCCTGCCTGACGCTGATCAGCGCATCACGCGAACTCATCGATCGCTCGGTGGAGGCGACCCTCGCCGCCGCCGGACGACTGAGCCGAAACCTGCGATGA